A region from the Pelagovum pacificum genome encodes:
- a CDS encoding transglycosylase SLT domain-containing protein, whose amino-acid sequence MSRLILALVILVALGSCGGRNASQPSNLENACAILAERPHYSRAFRAAEREWGVKPHVLMAMIYQESKFISNNRPPHTYALGVIPMGRQSSAFGYSQALDGTWDEYVEALGRRGARRDDIRDAVDFMGWYMTLSRDNLGIPLDDVRNQYLAYHEGRTGYSRQSYLQKSWLMRVSGEISTRAQLYEAQLSTCPRRL is encoded by the coding sequence ATGAGCAGACTCATTCTCGCACTGGTGATTCTCGTCGCGCTAGGCAGCTGCGGCGGGCGTAATGCCAGTCAACCGAGCAACCTCGAGAACGCGTGCGCGATTCTCGCGGAGAGACCACATTATTCCCGCGCTTTCCGCGCGGCCGAACGCGAGTGGGGCGTCAAGCCGCACGTGCTGATGGCCATGATCTATCAGGAAAGCAAATTCATCTCGAACAACCGTCCGCCGCACACCTATGCGCTCGGCGTGATTCCGATGGGCCGGCAAAGCTCGGCCTTCGGCTACAGCCAGGCGCTGGACGGCACGTGGGATGAATATGTCGAGGCGCTCGGGCGTCGCGGCGCGCGGCGGGACGACATCCGGGACGCCGTGGACTTCATGGGGTGGTACATGACCCTGAGCCGCGACAACCTCGGCATTCCGCTGGACGACGTGCGCAACCAGTACCTCGCCTACCACGAGGGCCGCACCGGCTATTCCCGGCAGAGCTACCTGCAGAAGAGCTGGCTGATGCGCGTCTCGGGCGAGATCTCGACCCGCGCGCAGCTCTACGAGGCGCAGCTGTCGACCTGCCCGCGCCGGCTCTGA
- the hspQ gene encoding heat shock protein HspQ, whose amino-acid sequence MLKTRAKYHLGQVVRHRKHPFRGVVFDVDAMFNNTEEWYESIPEDSRPAKDQPFYHLLAENDQSYYVAYVSEQNLIADYSGRPVDHPEIEEIFGPFEDGQYPLHVQLN is encoded by the coding sequence ATGCTGAAGACACGCGCCAAGTATCACCTTGGACAGGTCGTGCGGCACCGCAAACACCCGTTCCGCGGCGTGGTGTTCGATGTCGATGCGATGTTCAACAACACCGAGGAATGGTACGAGTCGATCCCCGAGGACAGCCGTCCCGCGAAGGATCAGCCCTTCTACCACCTGCTCGCCGAGAACGATCAGAGCTACTACGTGGCTTATGTGTCAGAGCAGAATCTGATCGCAGACTATTCCGGCCGCCCCGTCGACCACCCCGAGATCGAGGAAATCTTCGGGCCGTTCGAAGACGGGCAATACCCGCTTCACGTCCAGCTCAACTGA
- the ggt gene encoding gamma-glutamyltransferase, producing MRDLQLPGRSPVFAMNGMCATSHPLAAKVAVQMLEAGGNAVDAAIAGAALLEICEPMMTGIGGDCFALIAPPEGDVIAVNGSGRAPAGLSAEALRGEGLSSIPANHAVAVTIPGAIDAFCRMAKEWGTRSIADLFAPAIHYAEAGVPVSQRTGADWAQVSDLGNKARDIFLKDGAAYRIGEVFRRPGIAEVMRRVALDGREAFYEGEIAEDMVATLRAMGGIHTMEDFAATACDIGTPVSTHYSGHDVLEHRPNGQGATALLLLNILSHFDIGDLDPYGVERAHIEAEATKLAYDARNRFVADPDHMARLEHMIAPETAEKLAGLIRKDRALPIDLPGAENAHKDTVYITVVDRNRMKVSLIYSIFHSFGSGIASDKFGILFQNRGCGFTLEEGHANEAGPGKRPMHTIIPGMLASGGKVVMPFGVMGGQYQANGHARLLTNMLDFGMDPQEAIDGPRSFPEAGGALTVERGYADDVRQGLADLGHEVRFPDTPIGGAQAIRVNAENVLEAGSDPRKDGCALGY from the coding sequence ATGCGCGATCTGCAATTGCCCGGCCGCTCGCCCGTTTTCGCGATGAACGGAATGTGCGCCACCTCGCATCCGCTGGCTGCGAAAGTGGCGGTGCAGATGCTCGAGGCGGGCGGCAATGCCGTCGACGCCGCGATCGCCGGGGCCGCACTTCTCGAGATCTGCGAACCGATGATGACGGGAATCGGCGGCGACTGCTTCGCGCTGATCGCACCGCCCGAAGGCGACGTCATTGCGGTCAACGGATCGGGCCGCGCGCCCGCCGGCCTGTCGGCCGAGGCGCTGCGCGGCGAGGGGCTGTCCTCCATTCCCGCGAACCATGCCGTTGCAGTGACGATCCCCGGCGCCATCGACGCCTTCTGCCGCATGGCGAAGGAGTGGGGCACCCGAAGCATCGCCGACCTCTTCGCACCCGCGATCCATTACGCAGAAGCCGGCGTCCCTGTCTCGCAGCGCACCGGCGCCGACTGGGCGCAGGTATCCGACCTCGGCAACAAGGCGCGGGACATCTTCCTGAAGGACGGCGCGGCCTATCGCATCGGCGAGGTCTTCCGCCGCCCCGGTATCGCCGAAGTCATGCGCCGTGTCGCGCTCGACGGGCGGGAGGCCTTTTACGAGGGCGAGATCGCCGAGGACATGGTTGCCACGCTCCGCGCCATGGGCGGCATCCACACGATGGAGGATTTCGCCGCGACCGCCTGCGACATCGGCACGCCGGTCTCCACCCATTACTCCGGTCACGACGTGCTGGAGCATCGGCCGAACGGTCAGGGCGCGACGGCGCTCCTGCTGCTCAACATCCTGTCCCACTTCGACATCGGCGATCTCGACCCCTACGGCGTCGAGCGTGCGCATATCGAAGCAGAGGCGACGAAGCTCGCCTACGACGCCCGCAACCGGTTCGTCGCCGATCCCGACCACATGGCGCGGCTCGAGCACATGATCGCGCCCGAGACGGCAGAAAAGCTCGCCGGCCTGATCCGCAAGGACCGCGCCCTGCCCATCGATCTGCCGGGGGCCGAGAATGCGCACAAGGACACGGTCTACATCACCGTCGTCGACCGCAACCGGATGAAGGTGTCGCTGATCTACTCGATCTTCCACAGCTTCGGGTCGGGCATCGCGTCGGACAAGTTCGGCATCCTGTTCCAGAACCGGGGCTGCGGCTTCACGCTGGAGGAGGGCCACGCCAATGAGGCGGGCCCCGGCAAGCGACCGATGCATACGATCATTCCAGGGATGCTGGCGTCGGGCGGCAAGGTCGTGATGCCCTTCGGCGTGATGGGCGGCCAATACCAGGCAAACGGTCATGCCCGGCTGCTGACCAACATGCTGGACTTCGGAATGGACCCGCAGGAGGCCATCGACGGCCCCCGCTCCTTCCCCGAAGCTGGCGGCGCGCTGACGGTCGAGCGCGGCTATGCCGACGACGTGAGGCAGGGTCTCGCCGACCTTGGGCACGAGGTGCGGTTCCCCGATACGCCGATCGGCGGCGCGCAGGCGATTCGCGTGAATGCGGAAAACGTGCTCGAAGCGGGTAGCGATCCGCGCAAGGACGGCTGCGCGCTCGGCTACTGA
- a CDS encoding GAF domain-containing protein: MSEMATIDRIDYDRISPVIASLTEGEDDVVALMATVACELHHADSRFDWTGFYRVTSPGLLKIGPYQGGHGCLVIPFERGVCGAAARTGEVQLVDDVESFPGHIACSSSTRSEIVLPVWNGAGELLGVLDIDSDRPGAFDQRDADGLTAILKATFGRL; this comes from the coding sequence ATGTCCGAAATGGCAACAATCGACCGGATCGACTACGACCGGATCTCTCCCGTGATCGCTTCGCTCACGGAGGGCGAGGATGACGTGGTCGCGCTGATGGCGACCGTGGCGTGTGAACTGCATCACGCCGACTCGCGCTTCGACTGGACGGGGTTCTATCGCGTCACTTCGCCCGGCCTGCTGAAGATCGGTCCCTACCAGGGCGGGCACGGCTGCCTCGTCATCCCGTTCGAGCGTGGCGTCTGCGGCGCCGCAGCCCGCACCGGCGAGGTTCAGCTGGTCGACGATGTCGAGTCCTTCCCCGGTCACATCGCCTGCTCCTCCTCCACCCGGTCGGAGATCGTGCTGCCGGTATGGAATGGCGCGGGCGAGCTGCTTGGCGTTCTCGACATCGACAGCGACCGGCCCGGTGCCTTCGATCAACGCGATGCGGACGGGCTGACCGCGATCCTGAAGGCGACGTTCGGCCGCCTGTGA
- a CDS encoding RluA family pseudouridine synthase — protein sequence MDDVYRPPDVPLSVLHEDHELLFVDKPAGLLSVPGKGEHLADCLMSRIQAAFPTALLVHRLDRDTSGVMVFALSPHAQRHLGLQFEKRQAKKTYVARLHGRLEEKTGTVDLPIGVDWPNRPRQMVDHENGRAAQTGWRVLKQSEAETRVRLMPKTGRSHQLRVHMLSLGHPIVGDPLYAAETAGRYERMMLHAEELQLRHPDGGRGIRIRAKAPF from the coding sequence ATGGACGACGTCTACCGCCCGCCCGACGTGCCGCTTTCGGTGCTGCACGAGGATCACGAGCTGCTCTTCGTCGACAAGCCCGCCGGCCTTCTGTCCGTTCCCGGCAAGGGAGAGCACCTGGCTGACTGCCTGATGAGCCGTATCCAAGCGGCCTTTCCGACGGCGCTGCTGGTGCATCGGCTCGACAGGGATACGTCCGGCGTGATGGTCTTCGCGCTCTCGCCCCATGCGCAGCGCCACCTTGGGCTCCAGTTCGAGAAGCGTCAGGCGAAGAAGACCTACGTCGCGCGGCTGCACGGGCGGCTCGAGGAAAAGACCGGGACGGTGGATCTGCCGATTGGCGTCGACTGGCCGAACCGCCCCCGGCAGATGGTCGATCACGAAAACGGCCGTGCGGCGCAGACCGGATGGCGCGTTCTGAAGCAGTCCGAGGCGGAGACGCGGGTGCGCCTGATGCCGAAGACCGGCCGCTCGCACCAGCTGCGCGTACATATGCTGTCGCTCGGGCACCCGATCGTGGGCGACCCGCTCTATGCCGCCGAGACCGCCGGTCGGTACGAGCGCATGATGCTGCACGCCGAGGAGCTGCAGCTGCGCCATCCCGACGGCGGGCGCGGCATCCGGATCAGGGCGAAGGCGCCCTTCTGA
- a CDS encoding alpha/beta hydrolase yields MTYVTARTEGAPGAPLLLTFHGTGGTEAQFHDFASAAVPGAHVSSPRGDVSEGGALRYFRRTGEGVYDMADLAARTKAMAEFIEGEIARTGATHVIGMGYSNGANILASVSFARPELVHRLILLHPLIPFTPDDAPALAGRDVLITAGKRDPICPPDLTSRLADWYRSQGADVQLHWHEGGHEIRPDEGTAVEEALRRAPSP; encoded by the coding sequence ATGACCTACGTCACAGCCAGAACGGAGGGCGCGCCCGGCGCGCCCCTCCTCCTCACCTTCCATGGCACGGGCGGGACAGAGGCGCAGTTCCATGACTTCGCCTCAGCCGCCGTGCCGGGTGCGCATGTGTCCTCCCCTCGCGGCGACGTCTCGGAGGGCGGCGCGCTCCGGTATTTCCGGCGCACCGGCGAGGGGGTCTATGACATGGCCGACCTAGCCGCGCGGACCAAGGCGATGGCGGAGTTCATCGAAGGCGAAATCGCCCGGACCGGCGCGACCCACGTCATCGGCATGGGCTACTCCAACGGTGCGAACATCCTCGCCTCCGTGTCCTTCGCCCGGCCCGAGCTGGTGCACCGGCTGATCCTGCTGCACCCGCTGATCCCCTTCACGCCTGATGACGCGCCCGCGCTCGCGGGCCGCGATGTGCTCATCACGGCAGGCAAGCGGGACCCGATCTGCCCGCCGGACCTGACGTCGCGCCTTGCGGACTGGTACCGGTCGCAGGGGGCCGACGTTCAGCTGCATTGGCACGAGGGCGGCCACGAGATTCGGCCCGATGAAGGCACTGCCGTCGAAGAGGCGCTCAGAAGGGCGCCTTCGCCCTGA
- a CDS encoding ring-cleaving dioxygenase: protein MLRQINGLHHVTSISSSAVENNAFFTDLLGLRRVKKTVNFDAPDVYHLYYGDGVGSPGTVMTYFPFPNAGRGKHGTGEVGLTRFAIPTGSAANWTDRLGTFGVEALEQVTTFGATELRFHGPDGDELALVEVDDDRTPWTKVLPDDMAIRGFHSVSLRLADTGPTAELLRFMGYEASETEGDVTRFVRPDGNAANVVDLEAAPGAPQARQGAGSVHHIAFSVDNRARQLEVREALADAGFQVTPVIDRDYFKAIYFRTPGGVLFEVATNDPGFDRDEDRDHLGEGLKLPSQHEHLRSELVKHLEPIDG, encoded by the coding sequence ATGCTGAGACAGATCAACGGACTCCACCACGTCACCTCGATCTCGAGTTCCGCCGTGGAAAACAACGCCTTCTTCACCGACCTGCTCGGCCTGCGTCGCGTGAAGAAGACGGTCAATTTCGACGCCCCCGATGTCTATCACCTCTACTACGGTGACGGCGTCGGCTCCCCCGGCACGGTGATGACCTATTTCCCCTTCCCGAACGCCGGGCGCGGCAAGCACGGTACGGGCGAAGTCGGCCTGACCCGGTTCGCGATCCCGACCGGCAGCGCCGCGAACTGGACCGATCGGCTCGGTACGTTCGGGGTGGAAGCGCTGGAGCAGGTGACAACCTTCGGCGCGACCGAGTTGCGCTTTCATGGCCCCGACGGCGATGAACTGGCGCTTGTCGAGGTCGACGACGACCGCACACCGTGGACGAAGGTCCTGCCCGACGACATGGCGATCCGCGGATTCCACTCCGTGTCGCTGCGCCTCGCCGACACGGGCCCAACGGCGGAGTTGCTCCGCTTCATGGGATACGAGGCATCAGAGACCGAAGGCGACGTGACCCGCTTCGTTCGCCCGGACGGCAACGCAGCGAACGTCGTCGACCTGGAGGCCGCACCGGGCGCTCCGCAAGCGCGACAAGGCGCGGGGTCGGTGCACCACATCGCCTTCTCCGTCGACAACCGGGCGCGTCAGCTTGAAGTGCGCGAAGCGCTGGCCGATGCCGGCTTCCAGGTGACTCCGGTGATCGACCGCGACTACTTCAAGGCGATCTACTTCCGCACCCCCGGCGGCGTACTGTTCGAAGTGGCGACCAACGATCCGGGCTTCGACCGGGACGAGGATCGCGATCACCTTGGCGAAGGCCTCAAACTGCCGAGCCAGCACGAGCACCTGCGCAGCGAGCTGGTCAAACACCTCGAGCCGATCGACGGATGA
- a CDS encoding peroxiredoxin, translating to MSLRINDTIPDLTVTTDQGEFSLHEWIGDSWAVLFSHPKDFTPVCTTEFGAVAQLSDEWEARGTKVIGVSVDGVEDHKKWKGDIEVVAGRPAGFPIIADDGLEVSKAFDMLPAEAYLPDGRTPADSATVRSVFIIGPDKKLKLSMTYPMTVGRNFAEVLRALDALQTSTKEGVATPANWAPGQDVIVPVAVSDDDAIAKYGSIDTVLPYLRKAKLPA from the coding sequence ATGAGCTTGCGTATCAACGACACCATTCCCGACCTCACGGTCACCACCGATCAGGGCGAATTCTCGCTGCATGAGTGGATCGGCGACAGCTGGGCGGTCCTCTTCTCGCACCCGAAAGACTTCACGCCGGTCTGCACGACCGAATTCGGTGCCGTGGCGCAGCTCTCCGATGAGTGGGAAGCCCGTGGCACCAAGGTGATCGGCGTGTCCGTGGACGGCGTCGAGGACCACAAGAAATGGAAGGGCGACATCGAAGTCGTCGCAGGGCGGCCCGCCGGTTTCCCGATCATCGCCGATGACGGTCTCGAAGTGTCGAAGGCGTTCGACATGCTCCCGGCCGAGGCCTACCTGCCTGACGGTCGAACGCCGGCCGACAGCGCGACCGTGCGGTCCGTCTTCATCATCGGGCCGGACAAGAAGCTGAAGCTGTCCATGACCTACCCGATGACGGTGGGCCGGAACTTCGCCGAGGTTCTGCGCGCGCTCGATGCGCTTCAGACGAGCACCAAAGAGGGCGTCGCCACGCCGGCCAACTGGGCCCCGGGTCAGGACGTCATCGTCCCGGTCGCCGTTTCCGACGACGACGCCATCGCGAAATACGGCTCGATCGACACCGTTCTTCCCTACCTGCGGAAGGCCAAGCTGCCAGCGTAA
- a CDS encoding L,D-transpeptidase — protein MLTRRHFMTSAAASVLAAPAIANTGFVIPADMRREEVELNTDLTPGDIHFYKESHNLYFILPGRRAMAYKIGVGELGMQWSGATTIGRKAEWPTWTPTSSMVSRDPEKYSQYAGGVPGGPDNPLGARALYLYRDGADTLYRIHGTPQPWTVGLSSSNGCIRMYNEDVIDLYERVQIGATVTAH, from the coding sequence ATGCTGACTCGCCGTCATTTCATGACGTCAGCCGCCGCGTCCGTATTGGCGGCACCCGCTATTGCGAACACCGGTTTCGTGATTCCCGCCGATATGCGTCGGGAAGAAGTGGAGCTGAACACCGATCTTACCCCCGGTGACATCCACTTCTACAAGGAGAGCCATAACCTCTACTTCATCCTGCCGGGTCGGCGCGCGATGGCCTACAAGATCGGCGTCGGTGAGCTCGGCATGCAGTGGAGCGGTGCGACCACCATCGGTCGCAAGGCCGAATGGCCCACGTGGACCCCGACCTCCAGCATGGTCTCGCGCGATCCCGAGAAATACAGCCAGTACGCTGGCGGTGTGCCGGGTGGCCCGGACAACCCGCTCGGCGCGCGCGCCCTGTACCTGTACCGGGACGGCGCCGATACGCTTTACCGTATCCACGGCACGCCGCAGCCCTGGACTGTCGGCCTGTCCTCGTCGAACGGCTGCATCCGGATGTACAACGAGGACGTTATCGACCTCTACGAACGGGTTCAGATCGGCGCGACCGTCACCGCGCACTGA
- a CDS encoding L,D-transpeptidase, whose product MLTRRSFIATALASGAAVPLGTVAQAQDYVVPEVVMPRMYRLADPLPPGEIHVFPNDFGLYWSLPRGDGTVIRYAVGIGREGLYENGEFYIGAKKEWPSWTPTPEMIERDPGSYAQYEDGMPGGPNNPLGARALYLFQPGRGDTYLRIHGTPAPRTIGARVSNGCVRLINSHIMHLYDQVPQGTRVVLL is encoded by the coding sequence ATGCTGACCCGTCGTTCTTTTATCGCCACTGCCCTCGCCTCGGGCGCCGCCGTTCCGCTGGGCACTGTTGCCCAAGCTCAGGACTATGTCGTCCCCGAAGTCGTCATGCCGCGGATGTACCGCCTGGCCGATCCGCTTCCTCCGGGCGAAATCCACGTCTTCCCGAATGATTTCGGCCTCTACTGGAGCCTGCCGCGCGGCGATGGCACCGTGATCCGCTACGCCGTCGGTATCGGCCGCGAAGGTCTTTACGAGAATGGCGAATTCTACATCGGCGCCAAGAAGGAGTGGCCGTCCTGGACACCCACGCCCGAGATGATCGAGCGCGATCCCGGCAGCTACGCCCAATACGAAGACGGCATGCCCGGTGGTCCGAACAACCCGCTCGGCGCGCGCGCGCTCTACCTGTTCCAGCCGGGCCGGGGCGACACCTACCTGCGCATCCACGGCACCCCGGCGCCGCGGACGATCGGGGCCCGCGTGTCCAACGGCTGCGTGCGGCTGATCAACAGCCACATCATGCATCTCTACGACCAGGTGCCGCAGGGAACCCGCGTCGTTCTCCTATAG